The region TCGCTCGGCAGTGTGGAAGAAGTAACGGAAGAAGAGACCTTTCGGCAGTTCGACGTCAACGTGTTCGGGGCGTTGCGGCTGATCCGTGCGGTGCTGCCCCACATGCGGCAGCAGCGGTCGGGCCACATCCTCAACATCACGTCCATTGCCGGGTTGCAGGGCTATCCGGGCGTGGGCATCTACAACGGCTCCAAGTTTGCGCTGGAGGGCATCGGCGAAGGATTGGCGGCCGACGTGCGTCCGCTGGGCATCCGGGTGACCAACGTGGAGCCGGGCCCCTTCCGTACCGACTGGGCGGGGCGCTCGGCCACGTTTACCGCCTCGAAAATCGACGACTACGCCGATTCGGCCGCGAAAAACCTGGACTCGATCAGTGGCGTGAGTGGCAGGCAGAAGGGTGATCCGGTGCGGGCGGCCGAGGCCATGTATGCCCTGACCGAACTGGACAACCCGCCGATGCACCTGCCGCTCGGCAGCGTGGCCTACAAGCGGTTCCGCGCCAAGCTGCAAGCCATGTCCGAAGAACTGGACGCTTTTGCACACCTCGGCGAGCCGACCGATTTTCCGGAAGAAGTGACCCACTAACCCAACCGGGACCTTCCCTAACCGAAAGCACTGCCCACAAGCAGTGCTTTTTTAATACCTACCGACGCCCGGGCCGCGTTTCGGACGAAAATGATTTCTGGCAAAATGGGTTAACTTAAGCGGTTAAAACAGTGGGCTAAACTTTTTTGATTCTCATGCATACCTCTGCACCTCAGCAGCATTTGTTGCTTTCGCGACTGGCAGAACACACCTCTTACCTGATTTTTGCTTATGAAGTCAGCACCCGCAGCTTCCTGTACGCCAACCCGGCTTTTGAGCGGATCTGGCAGGCCGATGGGGCCATTTCGCTCAAAACTCCTGACTCGCTGTTGATGCGCGTACACGCTGACGACCGCACTTTTGTCCACGAAAAATTCGAAGAGCTACTGCAAGGCAAGTCGGTCGAAGAGCTGGAGTTTCGGGTGCAGCCGACGGAGGGAAATGAGCGTTGGATCTGCCTGATACCGACCCTGTTGAGCGGAGAAAACGGGCCGGTGATCAGCGCCATCGGCGAGGACATCACCAAGCTCAAATTGAATGCGGAGAAGCTGCGGAAATTCGCCGCTAAAAAGAATTCGGTGCTGGAGATTCTGTCGCACGACCTGGCCAATCCGCTGGCAACGATCCAAAGCTTGTCGGCGTTGCTGACCGACCGTACCAAAGCCCTGGGCAACGAAAAGGTAGACCGACTGGTGGGCCTGATTGCCGAGACGAGCGCCCGCAGCATCGACCTGATCCGCAACTTCGTCGCCACCGAGTTTCTCGAATCGGTCGAGGTGGATCTGCTCAAAGAGCGTGTCGATCTGCTCAAGTGTTTGCGGCAGGTGCTGGAGCAGTACCAGCATTCGGAAAAAAACATCGGCAAAACGTTTCGCCTGGAAGCGCAGCAAGAGTCGGTCTTTCTGCACCTCGACGAAGTAAAGTTTATGCAGGTGATCAACAACCTGCTTTCGAACGCCATCAAGTTCACCGACGATGCGGGGATCATCACCCTTCGGGTCGAAGAGCAACCGGATCAGGTCCTGATCACTGTCGCCGACAACGGCATTGGCATCCCGGCCGACATGCAGGAGGGCCTCTTCGAGCGCTTTCCGAAAGCCCGCCGCCGGGGCCTGAAAGGCGAGCCTTCAACGGGACTGGGCATGTCGATCATTCACAACATCGTGGCCTGGCATGGAGGCACGATCCGCTTCGAGAGCCAGGAAAATGTCGGCACAACGTTCTACATCACCTTACCGAAAGAATGATCCGCCGAGAAGATTTAGAGTGATGAGTTGAAAGTTCAAGGTTGAAGGCTTAACCGTGCGGTGCAGGACGACCCTTTTGTCGTCAATTCGCATTTC is a window of Catalinimonas alkaloidigena DNA encoding:
- a CDS encoding PAS domain-containing sensor histidine kinase, encoding MHTSAPQQHLLLSRLAEHTSYLIFAYEVSTRSFLYANPAFERIWQADGAISLKTPDSLLMRVHADDRTFVHEKFEELLQGKSVEELEFRVQPTEGNERWICLIPTLLSGENGPVISAIGEDITKLKLNAEKLRKFAAKKNSVLEILSHDLANPLATIQSLSALLTDRTKALGNEKVDRLVGLIAETSARSIDLIRNFVATEFLESVEVDLLKERVDLLKCLRQVLEQYQHSEKNIGKTFRLEAQQESVFLHLDEVKFMQVINNLLSNAIKFTDDAGIITLRVEEQPDQVLITVADNGIGIPADMQEGLFERFPKARRRGLKGEPSTGLGMSIIHNIVAWHGGTIRFESQENVGTTFYITLPKE
- a CDS encoding oxidoreductase is translated as MAEKIWLITGCSTGFGRELAKLAAGKGDKVVGTVRKPEHQESLETLSENITAVLMDVTDHATVAAGVQKAIDLHGRIDVLVNNAGYGSLGSVEEVTEEETFRQFDVNVFGALRLIRAVLPHMRQQRSGHILNITSIAGLQGYPGVGIYNGSKFALEGIGEGLAADVRPLGIRVTNVEPGPFRTDWAGRSATFTASKIDDYADSAAKNLDSISGVSGRQKGDPVRAAEAMYALTELDNPPMHLPLGSVAYKRFRAKLQAMSEELDAFAHLGEPTDFPEEVTH